The sequence below is a genomic window from Cobetia sp. cqz5-12.
TGCCCAAGCGTGAAGATCTCGACGCCATGAAATGATGGCCGGACAATAACGCCGACGAACAACAGACCAGCGTTATCATTTTCCCGGAAAGCACATGATAAAAGCCCCTTTGATCATCAGATCAAAGGGGCTTTTTGGTGATCATGTCTCTCATGCTTGAACACTGACCACCCTCCCTTCATCTGACAGAAAGTCAGTCATCGCAGAAGAGACAGACGTAAAAAAGCCGGCCCCGAGGGACCGGCTTTCGTTAGCTTGCTAGACGATTGAAGACGTCTTAGAAGCCGTAGTAGATGCCGACTGCAGCGCCGTCACCAGCATCGCCAGAACGGTCGTACTGGGCGTATTCGATGTAGGTGTACATCGCGGAAGAGATGTTGTAAGTCACACCCAGGTTGAATTCGTTGAAGCTGTCGTCGCCGCCATTGTCAGCAGCCAGGTCAGAGCCATCTTCTGCATCGACGTACTGGTAGCCGCCGTAGACGTCGCCCATGCCGTAGCCGTAACGCGCACCGATACCGTAGTAGTCGACATCAGCGTTGTCAGCATCGGCAGCGAAGCGCTCGGCTTTCACAGCAACGCGCAGTGCATCAACGGTGTACTGAGCGGTCAGACCATACTGCTCACCGATATCACCCTGGCTTGCACCAGTACCGTCATCTACGCCGTCGAACTGGCCCAGATCGTCATACACGGCAGCGATGGAGAAACCACCGACAGTGTACTTACCACCGGCATAGAAGGATGCCTGGTTGGAATCGGTGACGTTCTCGTCTTCACCGTCGCCTTCGAAGTTGGAACCGACGGCGAACTGCATGCCACCCATGACCGGAGACATGTACTGCAGCTTGTTGCCTTCACGAACCGAGCTGTCGCCAGAAATGTTACCGCTGGAGTCAGTCAGATCGAAGTATTCGTTGTTGGAGATCGGATCCTGGATCCAGTCGTCCATCAGCTGATCCCAGGAACCGATACGCGCGTCACCGAAGGAACCCTTGGCACCGACGTAGGACTGGTCGCCATCGTTCAGGCCATTACCGCCGCCTTTGGATTCGTCAGCGTCATATTCCCACTCGGCCTTGAAGTAACCAACGATATCGTCGTTGATCTTGTGCTCGCCCTTGGCACCGAAGGTAGAACCGTTGTCACCCAGCTCGCTTTCCGGGTCACCGCCGAGCTGGTCGACATAAGAGTATGCCAGCTGAACGTTACCGTAGATGTCCAGCTTGGTACCGTCCTGGTTGTAGACAGTAGCAGCGGAAGCAGAAGTAGCAGCCAGGGCAGCAGCGCCGGCGATGGCAGTAGCCAGAAGTGTCTTTTTCATCGCGATAGTTCCTTAACTAGCGTTAACTGTTCGATCGTGTCTGCCGGTGGCAGTGACCAAGGTTCCGGGCGCTTGATGACGCCTCTAAAACTCTGTGGCCTAGTTATTATCCAATGCTCGCAGGGAAACCATATACCGGGCTTTCAGGATGTGCAACAGAAAAAAACACTGTTTTCGATCACCACTCCTGAACCTATCCATCGGTCGGTTGTCTGGCGTGAGCATACTCTAGGGCTCAAGAATGAAGGATTCATGACAACCATGCGTCTTGACGCGGTTTCCTGCGTCATCGCGCGCAACGCTTAGCGTTAATCTCGGATTCATTGTGGAAAAACCTCGCTTGCGACAAAAGTCGCAGAACAAAACCCCGTCAACTGCTGTGCTTGTCTGATGCCAAGTTGTGGTTTCCTCTCAGCTTTATCTTCATGAAAGGCACCGTCCCTGTGCCAATGATTCATTCATGAGTCTGCTATCAAGATCAGTCATCAAGCTCAATGATCAAGCCCTGTCATCAAGCCCTGTCATCACACATTGTTCAGTGGACAGTGATCCTCAACTGCTCAACCAGTTGGGCAGGAACAGCGAGATGGATGGTACGTAGGTGATCAACACCAGGAACAGCAGCAACAGCGACAGCCACGGCAGTGCTGCCCGAATGACCCAGGTCATCGGCTTGCCGGTGATTCCCGCCGTCACGAAGAGGTTCAGCCCCACCGGAGGCGTCAGCATGCCGATTTCCATGTTGACCACCATGATGATGCCGAGATGGATCGGATCGATCCCCAGCTGCGTCGCGATAGGGAAGAGGATCGGCGCCATGATCAGCAGGATGGCCGAAGGCTCCATGAAATTGCCCGCCGCCAGCAACAGCAGATTCATCACGATCAAGAAGCCCCACGCCGGCAGCCCCCAGCCGATGATGGTTTCGGCGATGGTGTGCGGAATGCGCTCCGTGGTCAGGACATGCGCAAACAGCATCGCGTTGGCGATGATGAACAGCAGCATCATCGAGACGCGCGCACCATCCAGCACCACCTTCTTGACCTCCTGATCGGTGAAGGAGCCCAGGAGACCGGCAGGTACCTGCCACAGCGCGCGCAACCCCGCACTCCCCCAGGCTTCGTTGCCCTTGCGCCACGGCACGTTCTTCAAGGGGCCCATGTCGCGATAGCCGACCACGGCGATGAACCAGGCATACACCGTGGCCACGGCCGCGGCTTCAGTGGGACTGGCCACGCCGCCATAGATCGAGCCCAGCACGATGAAGATCAACATCAGACCGCCCATGGCGATCAGGCCGGAGCGCGCAAGCACCCGCATGCCGGGAAAAGGCTGTGCCGGCAACTTCTTGATCCGCGCCGCGATATAGATGGCGACCATCAGAATACCGCCCATCAGTAGGCCCGGTATCAGGCCGGCCATGAACATCTTGGCCGCCGAGACTTCCGTGGCGGCGGAATACACCAGCATCACGATGGACGGCGGAATCAGGATGCCCAGTGTCCCGGCATTGGTGATCACGCCCGCCGCGAAGGATTCGGTATACCCCTGGCGCACCATGCCCGCGATCACGATGGAGCCGATTGCCGCCACCGTGGCCGGAGAAGAGCCGGATACAGCGGCAAACAGCATGCACGCCAATACGGAGGCCATCGCCAGCCCACCGCGCACGTGGCCGATGGCATCGGTGGCGAAGGTGATCAGGCGACGTGCCACGCCACCGGTCGAGAGGAAGGTGCTGGAGAGAATGAAGAACGGGATCGCCAGCAGAGTGTAGTGATGCGACAGCGCCTCAAACAGCTTGATCGCCACCGACCCCAGTGAGTCATTGGAAAACAGCAGGATCGTGGTGACGCTGGAGAAGCCCAGCGCAAAGGCGATCGGCATGCCGAGAAAGATGCCGCCGAACAGCAGCGCAAACAAAGTGGCTATGGTCATCGTGGTGTTCCCTGATCACTGTCACGGCCAACATCACCGCTGTCTCGGCCACCCGGCGCCTCCGTCTGCACCAGATGCATGCTGTCCTCGCCTTCGTCATGAAAACCGAAGCCACTGGCATCGCCACGAATCACCTTCCAGCCCAGCACCGCAAAGCGCAGCATCAGCAGCAACATGGCAATGGGCAGAATGGTGAGGGCGTACCACTTGGGAA
It includes:
- a CDS encoding porin gives rise to the protein MKKTLLATAIAGAAALAATSASAATVYNQDGTKLDIYGNVQLAYSYVDQLGGDPESELGDNGSTFGAKGEHKINDDIVGYFKAEWEYDADESKGGGNGLNDGDQSYVGAKGSFGDARIGSWDQLMDDWIQDPISNNEYFDLTDSSGNISGDSSVREGNKLQYMSPVMGGMQFAVGSNFEGDGEDENVTDSNQASFYAGGKYTVGGFSIAAVYDDLGQFDGVDDGTGASQGDIGEQYGLTAQYTVDALRVAVKAERFAADADNADVDYYGIGARYGYGMGDVYGGYQYVDAEDGSDLAADNGGDDSFNEFNLGVTYNISSAMYTYIEYAQYDRSGDAGDGAAVGIYYGF
- a CDS encoding TRAP transporter large permease; protein product: MTIATLFALLFGGIFLGMPIAFALGFSSVTTILLFSNDSLGSVAIKLFEALSHHYTLLAIPFFILSSTFLSTGGVARRLITFATDAIGHVRGGLAMASVLACMLFAAVSGSSPATVAAIGSIVIAGMVRQGYTESFAAGVITNAGTLGILIPPSIVMLVYSAATEVSAAKMFMAGLIPGLLMGGILMVAIYIAARIKKLPAQPFPGMRVLARSGLIAMGGLMLIFIVLGSIYGGVASPTEAAAVATVYAWFIAVVGYRDMGPLKNVPWRKGNEAWGSAGLRALWQVPAGLLGSFTDQEVKKVVLDGARVSMMLLFIIANAMLFAHVLTTERIPHTIAETIIGWGLPAWGFLIVMNLLLLAAGNFMEPSAILLIMAPILFPIATQLGIDPIHLGIIMVVNMEIGMLTPPVGLNLFVTAGITGKPMTWVIRAALPWLSLLLLFLVLITYVPSISLFLPNWLSS